A part of Camelus ferus isolate YT-003-E chromosome 6, BCGSAC_Cfer_1.0, whole genome shotgun sequence genomic DNA contains:
- the CTXN2 gene encoding cortexin-2 — protein sequence MSSTYCGNSSAKMSVNEVSAFSLTLEQKTGFAFVGILCIFLGLLIIRCFKILLDPYSSMPSSTWEDEVEEFDKGTFEYALA from the coding sequence ATGAGTAGTACCTACTGTGGCAACTCTTCAGCTAAGATGAGTGTCAACGAAGTATCAGCTTTCTCATTGACTCTAGAGCAAAAAACTGGCTTTGCTTTTGTTGGGATTTTGTGTATCTTCTTGGGACTTCTTATTATCAGATGCTTCAAAATCCTGTTAGACCCATATAGTAGCATGCCTTCCTCTACATGGGAAGATGAAGTTGAAGAGTTTGATAAAGGGACATTTGAATATGCACTTGCCTGA